One Serratia liquefaciens genomic window, GTGATGGTCGATCCCGGGGCAGTGGTGGAGCAGTACAACCGCCAGCAACAGCAGAGTAACGACGCGCAGCGTGCTGAAAAGCAGCGCCAGAAAAAAGCGGAACAACAAGCCGAAGAGCTTCAGCAGAAGCAGGCGGCGGAACAGCAGCGCCTGAAAGAGCTGGAGAAAGAGCGTTTGTCTGCGCAGGAAAAAGCGGCACAGGACGCGAAAGAACAGGCTGAACAGCAGAAGCAGGCCGCAGAGCAACAGAAACAGGCGGCGGAGCAACAAAAGCAGGCTGCTGAACAGCAAAAAGCGGCCGAGAACGCCGCGGCGAAAGCCAAAGAACAACAGAAAGTAGCGGAAGCGGCCGCCGCCAAGGCGAAGGCCGAGGCAGATAAAGTCGCTAAAGCGCAGGCCGACGCGCAGAAGAAAGCAGAGTCTGAAGCCAAGAAAGAAGCCGCCGCCGCCGCTGCCGCCAAGAAACAGGCGGAAGAAGCGAAGAAAGCCGCTGCTGCCGAAGCCGCAGAGAAAAAGGCCGCAGCTGAAGCAGAGAAGAAAGCTGCAGCAGAAGCGGAGAAAAAAGCCGCTGCTGATGCCGAGAAGAAAGCAGCCGCAGAAGCGGAGAAAAAAGCCGCCGCTGCCGAAAAAGCGGCCGCTGAGAAAGCTGCTGCCAAGAAAGCGGCAGACGCCAAGAAGAAAGCCGCTGCCGCAGCTGCAGCTCAGTCTTCGGACGTCAATGATCTGTTTGGCGACCTGGCGGACGGTAAAAACGCGCCGAAAGGCGGTGGGGCTAAAGCTAAGGGTGACGGCAAACCGGCCGGTCAGGGCAATGCCAAGGCCGCGGGGGCCAGTGGTGCTGATATTGAGGGGTATGCGGGGCAGATTCGCACAGCGATTCAGAATAAGTTTTATGATGCCAGTTCGTTCGCCGGTAAGACTTGCAACCTACGCATCAAACTGGGGCCTGATGGCTTTTTGATTAACGTGACATCGGTGGGTGGCGATCCCGCTCTGTGCCAGGCGGCTGTAGCTGCTGCGAATCAGGCGAAGATCCCGAAACCGCCGAGCGATGCCGTTTATCAGCACTTTAAGAATTCGACCCTTGTATTTAAGCCACAATAACGGTTGATTAGCTAAGTCATATCGCAGGGATGTACTAAGGTAACCAACAGGGATTATGTAGTTTTGTTTGCGTTGGTTTGTTAAAATTCTGCTAATTTATCGCAGGCATCCCGCCTGGATAAGGGAGATGAGATGAAGCAGGCATTTCGAGTAGCGTTAGGTTTTTTAATACTGTGGGCCTCCGTTCTTCACGCGGAAGTTCGCATTGAAATCACCCAGGGGGTCGACTCCGCTCGCCCGATTGGTGTGGTGCCGTTTAAATGGGCTGGCCCAGGCACGCCTCCGGAAGATATTGGCAAGATTGTCGGCGCAGACCTGCGCAACAGCGGCAAATTCAACCCAATTGACGTAGCGCGCATGCCGCAGCAACCGACCACCGCGTCTGAAGTGACGCCGGCGGCCTGGACTGCATTGGGCATTGACGCAGTCGTGGTCGGCCAGGTGCAACCTGGTGCGGACGGTGGCTACCTGATCTCTTATCAACTGGTGGACACTTCAGGTTCTCCAGGCACCGTATTGGCGCAGAATCAGTATAAAGTGACCAAGCAGTGGTTGCGTTATTCTGCTCACACCGCCAGTGACGAAGTGTTTGAAAAGCTGACCGGTATCAAGGGCGCATTCCGTACCCGTATCGCTTACGTTGTGCAGACCAACGGCGGGAAATTCCCGTACGAGCTGCGCGTAGCGGATTACGACGGCTACAACCAGTTTGTGGTACACCGTTCACCGGAACCACTGATGTCCCCGGCCTGGTCGCCGGACGGCAGCAAACTGGCGTACGTGACCTTTGAAAGCGGCCGCTCTGCGCTGGTGGTTCAGACCCTGGCTAACGGCGCTATCCGTCAGATCGCCTCGTTCCCGCGCCACAACGGTGCACCGGCGTTCTCACCGGACGGCAGCCGCCTGGCCTTTGCGCTGTCTAAAAGCGGCAGCCTGAACCTGTACGTGATGAATCTGGGCTCTGGTCAGATTACCCAAATCACCGACGGGCGCAGCAACAATACCGAACCGACCTGGTTCCCGGATAGCCAGTCTCTGGCGTATACCTCCGATCAGGGTGGCCGGCCACAGATTTATAAAGTCAGTGCCAGTGGCGGTGCGTCACAGCGTCTGACATGGGAAGGCTCTCAGAATCAGGATTCTGAAGTCAGCTCTGATGGTAAATTCCTGGTGATGGTGAGCTCAAACAACGGTGCTCAGCATATCGCCAAACAAGATCTCGGATCGGGTGCCGTTCAAGTGTTAACCGGCACCTTCCTGGACGAAACGCCTAGTATTGCGCCAAATGGCACCATGGTGATCTATAGCTCCACGCAAGGTATGGGCTCCGTGTTGCAACTGGTATCGACTGATGGGCGTTTTAAAGCGCGTCTTCCGGCAACTGATGGACAGGTCAAATTCCCTGCCTGGTCGCCGTATCTGTGATGCATGTGTAAATATGTATGGCAAACTATAAAAGGATTAAAGAAATGCAACTGAACAAAGTGCTGAAAGGGCTTCTGCTGGCACTGCCAGTCCTGGCTGTAGCAGCTTGTAGTTCTAACAAAAGCGCAAACAACGACCAATCTGGTCTGGGCGCTGGCGCTGGCACTGGTACAGAAAACGGCAGCAGCAACCTGTCTTCTGAAGAACAAGCTCGTCTGCAGATGCAAGAACTGCAGAAGAACAACATTGTTTACTTCGGTCTGGACAAGTATGACGTGAGCTCTGAGTTCGCTCAGATGCTGGACGCACACGCTGCATTCCTGCGTAACAACCCGTCTTACAAAGTGACCGTAGAAGGCCACGCGGATGAGCGCGGTACGCCGGAATACAACATTGCCCTGGGTGAGCGTCGTGCTAACTCCGTGAAAATGTACCTGCAAGGTAAAGGCGTTTCAGCTGACCAAATCTCTATCGTTTCTTACGGTAAAGAAAAACCAGCAGTACTGGGCCACGACGAAGCGGCTTATGCTAAAAACCGTCGTGCAGTTCTGGTCTACTAAGAGAATCGCATGAACAGTAACTTCAGACGTCACTTGTTGAGTCTGTCGTTACTGGTTGGCGTAGCGGTCCCATGGGCCGCTACTGCCCAAGCGCCAATCAGTAATGTCGGCTCCGGCTCGGTCGAAGACCGTGTCACCTCGCTTGAGCGCATCAGCAATGCTCAAGGCCAGCTTTTAAACCAACTCCAGCAACAACTCTCTGACAATCAGCGCGATATTGACTCGCTCCGCGGGCAAATCCAGGAAAGCCAATATCAACTGAATCAGGTCGTTGAACGCCAAAAGCAAATCTATCAACAGATGGATAGCATCAGCCAGGGCGGCGCTCAGAGCTCTGCTGCCGCAGCGGGTGCCGCGGGTGGAGCAGCAGCGGCTGCGTCCTCCGAAGGCGCTGACAATGCGTCTGCGGGCGCTACAGCAGCTGCACCGGCCAGCTCTGGTGATGAAAACAGCGACTACAACGCCGCTGTTTCATTGGCGCTGGAAAAAAAACAGTATGACCAGGCAATCTCCGCTTTTCAGACCTTCGTAAAACAGTACCCAAAGTCTACTTATCAGCCTAATGCCAACTACTGGCTGGGGCAGTTGTATTACAACAAGGGTAAGAAAGACGATGCGGCTTACTATTATGCGGTCGTGGTGAAGAATTACTCAAAGTCACCTAAGGCGCCGGACGCCATGTACAAGGTGGGTATC contains:
- the tolA gene encoding cell envelope integrity protein TolA, with translation MVKATEQNDKLNRAVIVSVVLHFVLIALLIWGSLQENVDMNSAGGGGDGSVVGAVMVDPGAVVEQYNRQQQQSNDAQRAEKQRQKKAEQQAEELQQKQAAEQQRLKELEKERLSAQEKAAQDAKEQAEQQKQAAEQQKQAAEQQKQAAEQQKAAENAAAKAKEQQKVAEAAAAKAKAEADKVAKAQADAQKKAESEAKKEAAAAAAAKKQAEEAKKAAAAEAAEKKAAAEAEKKAAAEAEKKAAADAEKKAAAEAEKKAAAAEKAAAEKAAAKKAADAKKKAAAAAAAQSSDVNDLFGDLADGKNAPKGGGAKAKGDGKPAGQGNAKAAGASGADIEGYAGQIRTAIQNKFYDASSFAGKTCNLRIKLGPDGFLINVTSVGGDPALCQAAVAAANQAKIPKPPSDAVYQHFKNSTLVFKPQ
- the tolB gene encoding Tol-Pal system beta propeller repeat protein TolB gives rise to the protein MKQAFRVALGFLILWASVLHAEVRIEITQGVDSARPIGVVPFKWAGPGTPPEDIGKIVGADLRNSGKFNPIDVARMPQQPTTASEVTPAAWTALGIDAVVVGQVQPGADGGYLISYQLVDTSGSPGTVLAQNQYKVTKQWLRYSAHTASDEVFEKLTGIKGAFRTRIAYVVQTNGGKFPYELRVADYDGYNQFVVHRSPEPLMSPAWSPDGSKLAYVTFESGRSALVVQTLANGAIRQIASFPRHNGAPAFSPDGSRLAFALSKSGSLNLYVMNLGSGQITQITDGRSNNTEPTWFPDSQSLAYTSDQGGRPQIYKVSASGGASQRLTWEGSQNQDSEVSSDGKFLVMVSSNNGAQHIAKQDLGSGAVQVLTGTFLDETPSIAPNGTMVIYSSTQGMGSVLQLVSTDGRFKARLPATDGQVKFPAWSPYL
- the pal gene encoding peptidoglycan-associated lipoprotein Pal, whose product is MQLNKVLKGLLLALPVLAVAACSSNKSANNDQSGLGAGAGTGTENGSSNLSSEEQARLQMQELQKNNIVYFGLDKYDVSSEFAQMLDAHAAFLRNNPSYKVTVEGHADERGTPEYNIALGERRANSVKMYLQGKGVSADQISIVSYGKEKPAVLGHDEAAYAKNRRAVLVY
- the cpoB gene encoding cell division protein CpoB; protein product: MNSNFRRHLLSLSLLVGVAVPWAATAQAPISNVGSGSVEDRVTSLERISNAQGQLLNQLQQQLSDNQRDIDSLRGQIQESQYQLNQVVERQKQIYQQMDSISQGGAQSSAAAAGAAGGAAAAASSEGADNASAGATAAAPASSGDENSDYNAAVSLALEKKQYDQAISAFQTFVKQYPKSTYQPNANYWLGQLYYNKGKKDDAAYYYAVVVKNYSKSPKAPDAMYKVGIIMQEKGQADKAKAVFQQVIKQYPTSAAAKQAKSRVAG